A stretch of the Psychroserpens sp. Hel_I_66 genome encodes the following:
- a CDS encoding UDP-glucuronic acid decarboxylase family protein codes for MKRILVTGGAGFVGSHLCERLLNEGNEVICLDNYFTGSKKNIEHLMDNNYFELVRHDVINPYMVEVDEIYNLACPASPVHYQYNPIKTIKTSVMGAINMLGLAKRVKAKILQASTSEVYGDPAIHPQPESYWGNVNPIGLRSCYDEGKRCAETLFMDYHIQNKVKIKIIRIFNTYGPNMNPNDGRVVSNFIVQALKGEDITIFGDGMQTRSFQYVDDLIEGTVRMMNSRDGFVGPVNIGNPHEFTMLELANKVIELTNSNSKLVYLPLPQDDPLQRQPIIDLAKKELNNWSPKVELEQGLTKTIAYFDTLLKD; via the coding sequence ATGAAAAGAATTTTAGTAACAGGAGGAGCGGGTTTTGTAGGTTCTCATTTATGTGAACGTTTATTAAACGAAGGCAATGAGGTTATTTGTTTAGATAATTACTTTACAGGTAGCAAGAAAAATATAGAACATTTAATGGATAACAACTATTTTGAATTGGTGCGACATGACGTTATCAATCCTTATATGGTTGAGGTAGATGAAATCTATAATTTAGCGTGTCCTGCATCACCAGTGCATTATCAATATAATCCTATTAAAACGATTAAGACTTCTGTAATGGGAGCAATTAACATGTTGGGTTTGGCTAAGCGCGTCAAAGCAAAAATCTTGCAAGCCTCTACTAGTGAGGTTTATGGCGATCCTGCGATACACCCACAACCAGAATCGTATTGGGGAAATGTAAACCCTATTGGGTTACGTTCGTGTTATGACGAAGGTAAACGTTGTGCAGAGACTTTGTTTATGGATTATCATATTCAGAATAAAGTAAAAATAAAAATCATTAGAATTTTTAATACCTACGGTCCAAATATGAACCCTAATGATGGTAGAGTGGTCTCTAATTTTATTGTTCAGGCTTTAAAAGGAGAGGACATCACCATATTTGGGGATGGCATGCAGACGCGCAGTTTTCAGTATGTTGATGATTTAATTGAAGGTACAGTTAGAATGATGAACAGTAGAGATGGTTTTGTTGGACCTGTAAATATTGGAAATCCGCATGAATTTACTATGCTGGAATTAGCCAATAAAGTGATTGAACTTACAAATTCCAATTCAAAATTGGTATATCTGCCATTACCTCAAGATGATCCATTGCAGCGTCAGCCTATTATTGATTTAGCAAAAAAGGAACTTAATAATTGGTCTCCAAAAGTAGAACTAGAACAAGGTTTGACTAAAACCATCGCTTATTTTGACACCTTATTAAAAGACTAA
- a CDS encoding polysaccharide biosynthesis/export family protein → MRNILVIGLLLLIFGSCASKKDILYLQDSAEYNNSALNYSVPKIQPNDILKIEIGALIEESAIPYNRSQAGTGGASIEIMQLEGYLVSEENTINFPILGILSTKDKTVKEFENHLKKELQDGGHFKSPSVSIRLLNAKVAILGEVNSPGTYNFTEQNISLFQALGYAGDLTINGKREDIIFIRETNGNRTISHIDLTSAEFLNSEFNQIRPNDVIIVNPNAPKIKSAGFVGNASSVIAVVSILLSTVILITR, encoded by the coding sequence ATGAGAAATATTTTAGTTATTGGCTTACTTTTATTGATATTTGGCTCTTGTGCTTCAAAGAAAGACATCTTGTATTTACAAGATTCTGCTGAATATAACAATTCTGCTTTAAACTATTCGGTGCCCAAAATTCAGCCTAACGATATTCTTAAAATTGAAATTGGAGCATTGATTGAAGAGTCTGCGATACCTTATAACAGAAGTCAAGCTGGAACTGGAGGCGCAAGTATCGAGATTATGCAGTTGGAAGGATATTTGGTTTCAGAAGAAAATACTATAAATTTTCCAATATTGGGAATTCTTTCTACAAAGGATAAAACGGTTAAGGAATTTGAGAATCATTTAAAAAAAGAGTTGCAAGATGGTGGGCACTTTAAGTCACCATCTGTTAGTATAAGGTTATTAAATGCAAAAGTTGCAATTTTAGGTGAAGTGAATTCTCCAGGGACATATAATTTTACAGAGCAAAATATCTCATTGTTTCAAGCGTTGGGTTATGCGGGTGATTTAACCATAAATGGAAAAAGAGAAGACATCATATTTATTAGGGAAACAAATGGTAATAGAACAATATCACATATTGATTTAACTTCGGCAGAGTTTTTGAACAGTGAGTTTAATCAAATAAGGCCCAATGATGTGATTATAGTAAACCCAAATGCTCCAAAAATTAAAAGTGCAGGATTTGTAGGTAATGCATCTTCGGTTATTGCTGTAGTTTCTATTCTCCTAAGTACTGTTATTTTAATTACAAGATAA
- a CDS encoding glycosyltransferase family 2 protein, protein MKVSIITATYNSAKTLEVCMSSVLNQTYNDIEYIIIDGNSNDETLSLIKAASDKYKNIKCISEPDKGIYDALNKGINKATGDILGFVHSDDYLADKTVIEDIANSFIKSNVDGVYGDLHYVSFENTDVIVRNWMSQPFKARLLNRGWMPAHPTLFLRRQVYLEKGLFNLDYKIAADYDFVLRIFKSQNYRFHYLPKVITKMRVGGASNKSLKSIINKTREDYKALKLNGLKFPAKVVLSKNLSKIPQWFKK, encoded by the coding sequence ATGAAAGTATCTATAATCACAGCAACATACAATAGTGCAAAAACGCTTGAGGTTTGCATGTCTTCAGTTTTAAATCAAACGTATAATGATATTGAGTATATTATTATCGACGGAAATTCTAACGACGAAACACTTTCATTAATCAAAGCAGCATCAGATAAGTATAAGAACATCAAATGTATTTCAGAACCTGATAAAGGTATTTATGATGCCTTAAATAAAGGGATTAATAAAGCTACTGGTGATATTCTAGGATTTGTGCATTCTGATGATTATTTGGCAGACAAAACTGTTATTGAGGATATTGCGAATTCTTTTATCAAATCCAATGTTGATGGTGTTTACGGAGATTTACATTATGTGTCTTTTGAGAATACCGATGTTATTGTAAGAAACTGGATGAGTCAACCCTTTAAAGCCCGATTATTAAATAGAGGATGGATGCCAGCTCATCCAACTTTATTTTTAAGACGTCAAGTTTATCTTGAGAAAGGACTCTTTAATTTAGATTATAAAATAGCTGCAGATTACGATTTTGTCTTAAGGATTTTTAAATCCCAAAACTATAGATTTCATTATTTGCCTAAAGTAATTACAAAAATGAGAGTTGGTGGTGCCAGTAATAAAAGTTTAAAAAGCATCATCAATAAAACAAGGGAAGATTACAAGGCATTAAAATTAAACGGGTTAAAATTTCCTGCAAAAGTTGTGTTATCAAAAAACTTATCTAAAATTCCTCAATGGTTTAAAAAGTAG
- a CDS encoding glycosyltransferase family 4 protein, with amino-acid sequence MNIKVTYFFRKPYQDYFSIENVFKIVQQALPNKIAIHNYHLKYYSTGVIKRLKSCFEVLKQLADVNHVTGDIHYVTYFMPKKNTILTIHDLAPLVNSKGVKHTLLKFFWYQLPIKSVKYVTVISNYTKLALLDIISINPEKIKVIHNPLSNELKFQPKDKVGNVPVLLQVGTSYNKNLEGLIEAIKGLKVELMVIGKLSDDQLDKLNSSSIIYKNAYNLEFEEVISLYVKSDLVCFASFYEGFGLPILEAQSIGRPVITSNKCAMPEVAGDGAVLIDPSNIKAYREAIQSILSNREQREVLIKNGLKNIERFSASKIANQYMDLYKSMVANA; translated from the coding sequence ATGAATATAAAAGTTACTTATTTTTTTAGAAAACCCTACCAAGACTATTTTAGTATTGAAAACGTGTTTAAAATAGTGCAGCAAGCGCTACCAAATAAGATAGCAATACATAATTATCATTTAAAATATTATAGTACTGGTGTTATAAAAAGATTAAAAAGTTGTTTTGAGGTTTTAAAACAATTAGCAGACGTAAACCATGTCACGGGAGACATTCATTACGTGACTTATTTTATGCCCAAAAAGAATACCATTTTGACGATTCATGACTTGGCACCATTAGTAAACAGTAAGGGGGTAAAGCATACATTACTTAAGTTTTTTTGGTACCAATTACCCATAAAATCAGTTAAATATGTTACAGTTATTTCAAATTATACAAAATTAGCTTTACTTGATATCATTTCTATAAACCCAGAAAAAATTAAAGTAATTCATAATCCATTATCTAATGAGTTAAAATTTCAGCCTAAGGACAAAGTTGGAAATGTCCCAGTACTTTTGCAAGTAGGAACAAGCTATAATAAAAATTTGGAGGGTTTAATTGAAGCCATTAAAGGATTAAAAGTAGAGTTGATGGTTATAGGCAAGTTGTCTGATGATCAATTGGATAAATTAAATAGTTCTTCAATAATCTATAAAAATGCCTATAACTTAGAATTTGAAGAAGTGATCTCACTTTATGTTAAATCAGATCTCGTTTGTTTTGCTTCTTTTTATGAAGGTTTTGGTTTGCCTATTTTAGAAGCTCAAAGCATAGGAAGGCCAGTAATTACATCTAATAAATGTGCAATGCCAGAAGTGGCTGGTGATGGTGCTGTTTTAATTGATCCATCAAATATCAAAGCCTATAGAGAGGCTATACAATCCATTTTATCAAATCGCGAACAAAGAGAGGTATTAATAAAAAATGGTTTAAAAAACATAGAGAGATTTTCAGCCTCTAAAATAGCTAATCAATATATGGATCTTTACAAATCAATGGTGGCAAATGCATAA
- a CDS encoding WcaF family extracellular polysaccharide biosynthesis acetyltransferase, translating to MKVDLSSYNNSWYQPGSRVKRLLWYFVNELFFKSGFFPISGLKVFWLRLFGAKIGAGVTIKPNVNIKYPWKLSIDDHCWIGESVWIDNLDNVTIESNVCLSQGVFLLCGNHNYKSQSFDLIVKPIFLKQGAWIGAKSIIGPGVTVHDHAVLSIGSTASTNLEAYGIYRGNPAQKIKERVIEN from the coding sequence TTGAAAGTAGATTTATCATCATATAATAACAGTTGGTACCAACCAGGATCTCGTGTAAAACGTTTGTTATGGTATTTTGTAAATGAATTATTTTTCAAGAGTGGTTTTTTTCCGATATCTGGATTAAAAGTATTTTGGTTAAGATTGTTTGGTGCAAAAATAGGAGCAGGAGTGACCATAAAACCTAATGTTAACATTAAATACCCTTGGAAATTATCCATTGACGACCACTGTTGGATTGGTGAATCTGTTTGGATAGATAATCTAGATAACGTCACGATAGAATCTAACGTGTGCTTATCCCAGGGCGTATTTTTGCTCTGCGGAAATCATAATTATAAATCCCAATCCTTCGATTTGATAGTAAAACCCATCTTTTTAAAACAAGGTGCGTGGATTGGTGCAAAAAGTATCATTGGACCCGGAGTAACCGTTCATGACCATGCAGTATTATCAATTGGGTCAACCGCAAGTACAAATTTAGAAGCTTATGGAATCTATAGAGGAAATCCTGCACAAAAAATTAAAGAACGTGTGATTGAAAATTAA
- a CDS encoding glycosyltransferase family 4 protein — protein MSKKKVLGVFGNVAFYGQERANLQVFELLKNSGYDVLLAVNDLGFKWHLQDEVEARDLPYKKMRFSWDLRKTLKFKSIKAYFINIPKSNRQLSQLIKDYQPDYIHVCNDTHVMTLLPVLLRTKIKLIYRLGDKPSGHLSKFHRFLWKHYIIPRVDAFVCISKFVAAEVIKLGCPEEKITIIYNFPPKRLAEHSEEKLPERDESVVTFTFIGQLSKDKGIHLLVEAFIEYVMVYPNCRLLIAGSLKHNPDFTKQLIHQVENSGFQHKVLFLEQVKDIAALFAITDVNVIPSVYEEPLSNVIVEAKVHEKASIVFASGGLPELVSHKIDGYIISNKTVSSLVEAMTYYYEHQELIEHHGQEALKSMERLEISYPNFLEKWSQVYE, from the coding sequence ATGAGTAAAAAAAAGGTATTAGGGGTATTTGGAAATGTGGCTTTTTATGGGCAAGAACGTGCTAATCTTCAGGTTTTTGAACTTTTGAAAAACTCGGGTTACGATGTGCTTTTAGCAGTCAATGATCTTGGTTTTAAATGGCATTTACAAGATGAAGTGGAAGCAAGAGATTTGCCCTATAAAAAAATGCGCTTCTCCTGGGATTTGAGAAAAACATTAAAATTTAAATCCATTAAGGCCTATTTTATAAATATTCCCAAGTCTAATCGTCAATTATCTCAATTGATTAAGGATTATCAACCAGATTATATTCACGTGTGTAACGACACTCACGTCATGACCTTATTGCCCGTATTGCTGAGAACAAAAATAAAATTGATATATAGACTGGGTGATAAGCCTTCCGGACATTTGTCTAAATTCCATCGGTTTCTTTGGAAGCATTACATCATCCCAAGAGTCGATGCTTTTGTGTGTATTTCGAAATTTGTAGCTGCAGAGGTAATTAAATTAGGTTGTCCGGAAGAAAAAATTACTATTATATATAATTTTCCGCCAAAACGCTTAGCTGAGCATTCAGAAGAAAAATTACCTGAAAGAGATGAATCTGTTGTCACATTTACATTTATTGGTCAATTGTCTAAAGACAAAGGGATACATCTCTTGGTTGAAGCTTTTATAGAGTATGTGATGGTTTATCCAAACTGCAGATTATTAATTGCAGGTAGCTTAAAACATAATCCTGATTTTACAAAGCAACTCATACATCAAGTAGAAAACTCAGGTTTTCAACATAAAGTTTTATTTTTAGAACAAGTAAAAGATATTGCTGCGTTGTTTGCTATCACAGATGTTAATGTTATTCCTTCAGTTTATGAAGAGCCACTTTCAAATGTCATTGTAGAAGCTAAAGTTCATGAGAAAGCTTCCATTGTTTTTGCTTCTGGCGGCTTACCGGAATTGGTATCTCACAAAATAGATGGTTACATTATCTCCAATAAGACGGTGAGCTCTCTTGTGGAGGCAATGACCTATTATTATGAACATCAAGAACTCATAGAGCACCATGGACAAGAAGCTCTGAAAAGTATGGAACGTTTAGAAATTTCGTATCCTAATTTTTTAGAAAAATGGAGTCAAGTTTATGAGTGA
- a CDS encoding MraY family glycosyltransferase: protein MIKELLENFNPLDHQAFWLFGAAFIAMIVSMSTFPAIFNISEAKHLMDEPGERSSHSKKTPNLGGVGIYISLVVVITLIGGALDTKILMLILGSLTILFFLGLKDDLLILSPRKKLFGQIIAAMVLIVFTDTRIIGLSGLFGVSVMPYWLSVGFTLFVYILIINAYNLIDGVDGLAGSLALIASAAFAFIAIKTEDITMATTAVATVGALIPFLRLNLSKNKKIFMGDTGSMLVGFLVAFYSVRFIGTIQGNPTSLFFNSAPVMALSIVFFPLLDTFRIFAIRLLIFKKSPFSADKNHLHHRFLDLGFSHRQTTSFIVILNVMLITFSYTIRHIDIHFQFFLLIVVGTFLYSSLFIYNWLVVNKWLPEFLRP, encoded by the coding sequence ATGATAAAAGAATTACTTGAGAATTTTAATCCTCTTGATCATCAAGCATTTTGGCTATTTGGAGCTGCATTTATTGCAATGATAGTTTCTATGAGTACATTTCCTGCAATTTTTAATATTTCTGAAGCAAAACATCTTATGGATGAACCTGGCGAAAGAAGTAGTCACTCTAAGAAGACGCCAAATCTTGGAGGTGTTGGTATTTATATTAGTTTGGTTGTGGTAATTACATTGATAGGAGGTGCTCTTGATACCAAAATATTAATGCTCATTCTAGGAAGTTTGACCATACTTTTTTTCTTGGGTCTTAAAGATGATTTGCTCATACTTTCCCCTAGAAAAAAACTATTTGGGCAAATTATAGCAGCAATGGTATTGATTGTTTTTACAGATACTAGAATAATAGGTTTGTCTGGTTTGTTTGGAGTTTCCGTTATGCCATATTGGCTTTCTGTAGGTTTTACCTTATTTGTTTATATACTTATAATTAATGCCTACAATTTGATTGATGGGGTTGATGGGTTGGCAGGATCTTTAGCACTAATAGCCTCTGCAGCTTTTGCTTTTATTGCCATAAAAACTGAAGATATCACGATGGCTACTACAGCTGTGGCAACTGTAGGGGCTCTAATCCCTTTTTTGAGACTGAACTTATCAAAGAATAAGAAAATTTTTATGGGCGATACAGGCTCAATGCTTGTAGGTTTTTTAGTAGCTTTTTATTCGGTTAGATTTATAGGCACCATTCAAGGCAATCCAACATCTTTATTTTTTAACTCAGCTCCGGTCATGGCATTATCTATTGTGTTTTTTCCTTTATTGGATACCTTTAGGATTTTTGCCATAAGGCTTTTGATTTTTAAGAAAAGTCCATTTTCAGCAGATAAAAATCATTTGCATCATCGATTTTTAGATTTAGGTTTTTCTCATAGGCAAACTACATCTTTCATTGTGATTTTAAATGTAATGTTGATCACATTTTCATATACGATTAGACATATAGATATTCACTTTCAATTCTTTTTGTTAATTGTTGTTGGGACTTTTTTATATTCTTCATTATTTATTTACAATTGGCTAGTAGTAAACAAATGGTTACCGGAATTTCTCAGGCCTTAA
- a CDS encoding glycosyltransferase family 4 protein: protein MHKQKTILAFIDWYRPGYKAGGTITAFGNFVDYLEKDFNFKIVTRNTDYGDDQPFSSIVSNKWIKTGNTNSYYISQSQLSSKTIKNIIKTTEYDILYVNGMFSFYFSILPIAFSKGKKTIVNPHGMLSSQAFSVKPLKKTIFLKIFNTFKVYKNIIFHAANTEEASMINDKIKICNAIKVANQFPRKIKNTVAKKNILNDPIRLVNVARIAQEKGTLKMIEALQNIQAEIILDIYGPVYDQEYWEKCKNAVNKLPKHVTVNHKGFIDSELVLEVIKGYDFFILLSEGENFGHSILEALSVGCPVIISNNTPWKDLKLKSIGWNVDINSNKEIENVFDEIFNMNEDSYKEMVKQSFIFAKNFSEDKELLNHNKNLFL, encoded by the coding sequence ATGCATAAACAAAAAACGATTTTGGCTTTTATAGATTGGTATCGACCTGGATACAAAGCTGGAGGCACAATAACTGCATTTGGAAATTTTGTAGACTATCTAGAAAAAGATTTTAACTTCAAAATTGTAACCAGAAATACAGACTATGGAGACGATCAACCTTTTAGCTCTATTGTCTCAAACAAGTGGATAAAAACAGGAAATACGAACAGTTATTATATATCGCAATCTCAACTTTCCTCTAAAACTATTAAAAATATCATCAAGACTACGGAATATGATATTTTATACGTAAACGGAATGTTCTCATTTTACTTTTCAATTTTACCAATAGCTTTTTCAAAAGGTAAAAAAACCATAGTGAATCCACATGGAATGCTATCATCTCAAGCGTTTAGTGTTAAACCTTTGAAGAAAACAATTTTTCTAAAAATTTTTAACACCTTTAAGGTCTATAAGAATATTATTTTTCATGCTGCTAATACCGAAGAAGCTTCTATGATAAATGATAAAATCAAGATTTGTAATGCAATTAAGGTTGCAAACCAATTTCCAAGAAAAATAAAAAATACCGTTGCAAAAAAAAACATACTGAATGATCCAATTCGCCTTGTCAATGTGGCACGAATAGCTCAAGAGAAAGGGACATTGAAGATGATCGAGGCACTTCAAAATATTCAAGCAGAAATTATATTGGATATCTATGGACCAGTATACGATCAAGAGTATTGGGAGAAATGCAAAAACGCTGTTAATAAACTTCCCAAGCATGTGACAGTAAACCACAAAGGTTTCATTGATAGTGAGTTGGTGCTCGAGGTTATAAAAGGGTATGATTTTTTCATTTTACTTTCCGAAGGAGAAAATTTTGGACATTCTATTTTAGAAGCATTATCTGTTGGTTGTCCTGTGATAATATCAAACAATACACCTTGGAAAGACTTGAAATTAAAAAGTATTGGATGGAATGTAGATATTAACAGCAATAAGGAAATAGAAAACGTTTTTGATGAGATTTTCAATATGAATGAAGATAGCTATAAAGAAATGGTTAAACAATCCTTTATATTTGCCAAGAATTTTTCAGAAGACAAAGAGCTTCTCAATCACAACAAAAACTTATTTTTATAA